One window of the Candidatus Methylomirabilota bacterium genome contains the following:
- a CDS encoding acyl-CoA dehydrogenase family protein — MHLDLTQEQAMIQQMARDFAEKEVRPIAEAIDREAHFPRETVARMGELGFMGIAVPEGYGGSGSDAVAYTLAVEEIARACASHAVIMSVNNSLYCDPVLAHGTEEQKARFLTPYASGKKIGCFALTEPEAGSDASNQTTLGRAEGAGYVLDGRKVFVTNGREASAALVFAQTDRAAGRRGITAFLVEKGTPGFTVVKTEDKLGIRASDTAELLFERCRVPANNRLGAVGQGFKIALATLDGGRIGIAAQAVGIATAAYEAAVAYARERKSFGVPIGQHQMVQWMLADMATTIEAARLLTRRAAWRKDSGATYGAEAAMAKLFAAETAMRVTTDAIQVHGGYGFIKEYQVERHFRDAKITQIYEGTSQIQKLVIARRLLGAVAQVA, encoded by the coding sequence CAGCAGATGGCCCGTGATTTCGCCGAGAAAGAGGTGCGCCCGATCGCCGAGGCGATCGACCGCGAGGCACACTTTCCGCGCGAGACGGTGGCGCGAATGGGCGAGCTGGGGTTCATGGGCATCGCGGTGCCCGAGGGCTACGGGGGCAGCGGCAGCGACGCGGTGGCCTACACGCTCGCGGTCGAGGAGATCGCCCGCGCCTGCGCCTCGCACGCCGTGATCATGTCGGTCAACAACTCGCTGTACTGCGATCCGGTCCTGGCGCACGGCACCGAGGAGCAGAAGGCGCGCTTTCTCACCCCGTACGCGTCCGGCAAGAAGATCGGCTGCTTCGCGCTGACCGAGCCGGAGGCGGGCTCGGACGCGAGCAACCAGACCACGCTGGGCCGCGCGGAGGGAGCCGGCTACGTCCTGGACGGCCGCAAGGTGTTCGTCACCAACGGTCGCGAGGCCTCCGCGGCGCTGGTGTTCGCCCAGACCGACCGGGCGGCCGGCCGTCGCGGCATCACCGCCTTCCTGGTGGAGAAGGGTACGCCCGGCTTCACGGTGGTGAAGACCGAGGACAAGCTCGGCATCCGGGCCTCCGACACCGCGGAGTTGCTGTTCGAGCGGTGCCGGGTGCCCGCGAACAACCGGCTGGGCGCGGTGGGGCAGGGCTTCAAGATCGCGCTGGCCACGCTGGACGGCGGCCGGATCGGGATCGCCGCGCAGGCCGTCGGGATCGCCACGGCCGCCTACGAGGCGGCGGTGGCCTACGCCCGCGAGCGGAAGAGCTTCGGGGTGCCGATCGGTCAGCACCAGATGGTGCAGTGGATGCTCGCGGACATGGCGACCACGATCGAGGCGGCGCGTCTGCTCACGCGGCGCGCGGCCTGGAGGAAGGACTCGGGGGCGACGTACGGCGCCGAAGCCGCGATGGCCAAGCTCTTCGCGGCCGAGACCGCGATGCGGGTGACCACCGACGCCATCCAGGTACACGGCGGCTACGGGTTCATCAAGGAGTACCAGGTGGAGCGGCACTTCCGCGACGCCAAGATCACCCAGATCTACGAGGGCACGTCGCAGATCCAGAAGCTGGTCATCGCCCGTCGGCTCCTCGGGGCCGTCGCGCAGGTGGCCTGA